CCACAACCGCATCGGCAGACACATCCTCTAAAAGCGATGCTAGAGACGCAATTTCCGGATACATCAACACGACACCAGGGGCTCATTTCTCGAAGATTCGTGACGACCTACAACTTGGGACAGGGGAGACACAATATCATTTACAGGAACTAGAAAAGTCCGAACAAATATCAGCACAAAAAGATGGCGACTACAAGCGCTACTTCATTGCGGGAGAATTTAGCGATTTTGAAAAGACAATGTTGGGATACTTACGGCGAGAGACACCACGACATATGATATTGACAATTTTGGAGAGTCCAGGACTAACAGGAGCCGCATTGGCTGACAAGATTGGGGTCTCCGCGCCAACAATCAGTAAATACGGGTCTGAGCTGAGCGAGAACAATATTATAGCGCGTGATGACGGATATCAGGCAAAGAAGCCTGAGCTAACAATTACGCTCTTGCTCCGGTACGCAAATTCATTTGATACGGAAACGGTTGAGTTCGCACAGTCAGCAGACGACCTTCTTGAATATCGGCTGGACACTACGAAGAGGTGACTTTCCATGTCGTACTGGATGAGTATCCCCATTTTTCAACGGCGATATCAAGGTCATTTTCTGCGATAGCAATCATATTTGATCCAACTTCTTTTGGAGACATATCGAGTTCCTCTGCAATGAGTCGAGACTTAAAATAAGTCTGCCCCGGAGTATTTTGTCGAAGGTATTGGAGGATTCGAAGCTGTTTGTTAGTCAATGAAGGTTCGTCGGTAATTGTAGCTGCGCTCATGATTTCAACAATAAGTACGGTCAATTCACACTTATTGCGTTTGGTATATTTCATTAACCCTTTGCT
This portion of the Salinarchaeum sp. IM2453 genome encodes:
- a CDS encoding MarR family transcriptional regulator, which encodes MTSRDVDEDKRTTLRRFAALGATLPVAGIGSSTTASADTSSKSDARDAISGYINTTPGAHFSKIRDDLQLGTGETQYHLQELEKSEQISAQKDGDYKRYFIAGEFSDFEKTMLGYLRRETPRHMILTILESPGLTGAALADKIGVSAPTISKYGSELSENNIIARDDGYQAKKPELTITLLLRYANSFDTETVEFAQSADDLLEYRLDTTKR